In Bacteriovorax sp. Seq25_V, a single genomic region encodes these proteins:
- a CDS encoding ParA family protein, with product MFFKAKTEQKKVIAFLNQKGGVGKTTMCFNSAHALARKGHRVLCIDFDPQANLSLLFNVETENNIHQLLVNSVRELKALHRPLLVDEVLVKTDSNVDLIPAGQELSGFELTMAAVNVPRQLILKRFIEKNDLLNRYDYILIDCPPTLGLLVINTICAGHGTIVPFRPDDFSKKGLHNFYEMLEDVRDMGIVDVPEVIVHIPNLMDTRRKQEEYDLNEIADMIEARFGKRNILTPIYNKAQIVKAQASKKSVYDYQAQEFSQIHQQFNEIADIIETWNS from the coding sequence ATGTTTTTCAAGGCTAAGACAGAGCAAAAGAAAGTAATCGCATTTTTGAATCAAAAAGGTGGAGTTGGTAAGACAACCATGTGCTTCAATAGTGCCCATGCTTTGGCCAGAAAAGGACATCGTGTTCTTTGTATTGACTTTGACCCTCAAGCAAACCTTTCCCTACTTTTTAATGTTGAAACTGAAAATAATATTCATCAATTACTTGTGAACTCTGTCCGTGAACTGAAGGCACTACATCGACCGTTACTTGTTGATGAAGTTCTTGTTAAAACAGATTCAAATGTAGATCTTATTCCTGCAGGACAAGAACTCTCTGGCTTTGAGCTTACTATGGCGGCGGTGAATGTACCTCGCCAATTAATACTTAAGAGATTTATTGAAAAGAATGATCTTTTAAACCGTTATGATTATATCCTCATCGATTGTCCTCCAACCCTTGGACTTCTTGTTATTAATACAATTTGTGCAGGCCATGGAACTATTGTTCCTTTTAGACCAGATGACTTTTCGAAGAAGGGTCTTCATAACTTCTATGAAATGCTTGAAGATGTTAGGGATATGGGGATTGTCGACGTTCCTGAAGTCATCGTTCATATTCCAAATCTTATGGACACGAGAAGAAAACAGGAAGAGTATGATCTTAATGAGATTGCGGACATGATTGAAGCTCGTTTTGGAAAGAGAAATATTCTCACTCCAATTTATAATAAGGCGCAAATTGTAAAGGCCCAAGCATCGAAAAAATCAGTTTATGACTACCAGGCCCAAGAGTTTTCACAAATTCATCAACAATTTAATGAAATTGCCGATATAATAGAGACATGGAATAGTTAA
- a CDS encoding SufE family protein → MEITKRVDSLVEEFSHLGDWEDRYKYIIDLGKSLEEMEDEYKTEANKVKGCQSQVWLHASVSDGKVYFKADSDASIVKGIVSVLVRIYSGATPDEILATKPDFLDTIGLRQHLSMSRANGLSSMIKQISMYAIAFKTKIEMGIN, encoded by the coding sequence ATGGAAATAACAAAGAGAGTAGACAGTTTAGTTGAAGAGTTTTCTCATCTTGGAGATTGGGAAGACCGTTATAAATATATTATTGATCTTGGTAAAAGTCTTGAAGAAATGGAAGACGAGTATAAAACCGAAGCGAATAAAGTGAAGGGATGTCAATCTCAAGTTTGGTTACATGCTAGTGTTTCTGATGGAAAAGTTTATTTTAAAGCAGATAGTGACGCCTCAATTGTAAAAGGAATCGTTTCGGTTCTTGTTAGAATTTACTCCGGTGCAACTCCTGATGAGATCCTGGCAACAAAACCAGACTTCTTAGATACGATTGGTTTAAGACAACACTTATCAATGAGTCGCGCCAATGGTCTATCAAGTATGATCAAACAAATCTCAATGTATGCGATTGCATTTAAAACAAAGATTGAAATGGGGATTAACTAA
- the hemB gene encoding porphobilinogen synthase yields the protein MSYLNLKRPRRNRKNDSIRSLIRENSLTTNDLIAPLFLIDGKDKRVPIESMPGFSRLSRDLLLKEVRELWQMGIKCVSLFPALDESLKDKFATESKNPNGLLQQTIKDIKNAIPDMLIMTDVAMDPYSSDGHDGLVDDKTGEILNDETLDILSAMALNQAQAGSDIIGPSDMMDGRIRAIRETLDNEGFHNTLIMAYTAKYASYFYGPFRDALDSAPKSGDKKTYQMDYHNVKEAIREIKLDEEEGADILMVKPGISYLDVIKEMKENTTLPVAAYNVSGEYAMVKAASERGWLDGDMVALEMLTSFKRAGADMILTYFIRDVIKYLA from the coding sequence ATGAGTTACTTAAATCTTAAGCGCCCAAGAAGAAATAGAAAGAATGATTCAATAAGATCATTAATTCGCGAAAACTCACTGACCACTAATGACCTTATTGCTCCATTGTTTTTAATTGATGGCAAAGATAAGCGTGTTCCTATCGAATCAATGCCTGGCTTTTCAAGGCTGTCGCGTGATCTTCTTTTAAAAGAAGTTAGAGAGTTATGGCAGATGGGAATCAAGTGTGTGTCTCTTTTTCCGGCCCTTGATGAATCTCTAAAAGATAAGTTTGCTACAGAATCAAAAAATCCAAACGGTCTTTTACAGCAAACAATCAAAGATATTAAAAACGCAATTCCTGACATGCTTATTATGACTGATGTGGCAATGGACCCTTATTCAAGCGATGGGCATGACGGTTTGGTTGATGATAAAACAGGTGAAATTCTAAATGATGAGACTCTTGATATTCTAAGTGCGATGGCCCTTAATCAGGCACAAGCGGGAAGTGATATCATTGGGCCAAGCGATATGATGGATGGTCGTATTCGCGCAATTAGAGAGACTCTTGATAATGAAGGTTTTCACAACACTCTTATCATGGCCTATACTGCAAAATATGCTTCATACTTCTATGGACCTTTTAGAGATGCTCTTGATAGTGCACCAAAGTCTGGTGATAAGAAAACATATCAAATGGACTATCATAATGTAAAAGAGGCGATTAGAGAGATTAAGCTTGATGAAGAAGAGGGGGCAGATATTCTAATGGTAAAGCCTGGTATCTCTTATCTCGACGTCATCAAAGAGATGAAAGAAAATACTACGCTTCCTGTTGCTGCCTATAATGTTTCTGGTGAGTATGCCATGGTTAAGGCCGCAAGTGAGAGGGGATGGCTTGATGGCGATATGGTTGCGCTTGAAATGCTAACTTCATTTAAGCGTGCTGGTGCAGATATGATCCTTACTTATTTCATTAGAGATGTGATTAAGTACCTAGCTTGA
- a CDS encoding ferredoxin gives MEENNKTSFTKHIFVCTKCTNDNHCDDLNYASDLRMELKSRVKTEFNTKDIRVNAAGCLGVCNEGIHAVIYPENKWFKKLSKESIEDLISHLKSSP, from the coding sequence ATGGAAGAAAACAATAAAACATCTTTTACAAAACATATTTTTGTTTGCACAAAGTGCACTAATGACAATCATTGCGATGACCTGAACTATGCATCTGACTTACGGATGGAATTAAAAAGCCGCGTAAAAACAGAATTCAATACAAAAGATATCAGGGTAAATGCAGCGGGCTGCCTTGGTGTATGTAACGAGGGTATTCATGCGGTGATATATCCAGAAAATAAGTGGTTTAAAAAATTGTCAAAAGAATCTATTGAAGATCTCATCAGCCACCTAAAATCAAGCCCTTAG
- a CDS encoding endonuclease/exonuclease/phosphatase family protein — translation MKNIILWITLFFNFTIFATEIRVMSFNTTCALCNKGQFDKFSKRKHWIVDTIKRNNPDIISLQEVLTSRQLKWIAKQLKDYKLFYGNYRVFKFSDSALLVRRDRFSVVKDGGYWLGRRGGKRFSFGWSFALPRRVQWATMVDNKTGREFTFVGGHFDNRTKNKEKSAQFVIDTFSKEAIPILFAGDTNLKPTTEGYSLLKTFFDDSFDLADEFSMIRNTDTGLNDGCNLEKGKIFPDCRVDHILLSSRDNWQVSNWGIDQFKYDGKFTSDHRAIFSDISIE, via the coding sequence ATGAAAAATATAATTTTATGGATTACCCTATTTTTTAATTTTACAATTTTTGCAACAGAGATTCGTGTAATGAGTTTTAATACGACTTGTGCCTTATGTAATAAAGGTCAGTTTGATAAATTCTCTAAAAGAAAACATTGGATAGTTGATACGATAAAAAGAAATAATCCTGATATAATCTCTCTTCAAGAGGTTCTGACTTCACGCCAATTAAAATGGATTGCGAAGCAACTTAAAGACTACAAATTATTCTATGGTAACTATAGAGTTTTTAAATTTTCCGATTCGGCACTTCTTGTTCGTAGGGATCGTTTTTCTGTTGTAAAAGATGGTGGCTACTGGCTTGGACGCCGCGGAGGTAAGCGCTTTAGCTTTGGTTGGAGTTTCGCTCTACCACGTCGAGTTCAATGGGCGACAATGGTAGATAATAAAACGGGAAGAGAGTTCACTTTTGTTGGTGGACACTTTGACAATCGTACAAAGAATAAAGAAAAATCAGCACAGTTTGTAATTGATACTTTTTCAAAAGAAGCTATACCTATTCTTTTTGCAGGTGATACTAATTTGAAACCAACGACAGAAGGTTATAGTTTATTAAAAACTTTTTTCGATGATAGCTTCGATCTGGCAGATGAATTTTCTATGATTAGAAATACAGACACAGGATTGAACGATGGGTGTAATCTCGAAAAAGGAAAAATTTTTCCAGACTGTCGTGTTGATCATATTCTCTTGTCGAGCCGTGATAATTGGCAAGTTTCTAATTGGGGGATTGATCAATTTAAGTATGATGGAAAGTTTACGTCTGATCACAGGGCCATCTTTAGCGACATCAGTATCGAATAA
- a CDS encoding cytochrome-c peroxidase, with protein MRTLFLLFIATVTFANNTLDTELDRYIKKFNFKAVTIPSGKNSKIYALGEALFFEEAISGNKNISCATCHDPNFGTSDALPTSIGEGGYGLGNKRVATNSEQIVPRNSPGLFNVGSDELSFMFWDGRVHYSKRRLEFTTPEPGLNGDYPEFYEIVDELDSVLAAQALFPITSHAEMRGLPGTNELANTNSNLELWEAVMKRLMAMPKYQKLFKEAFNIADLSKFNIGHFGRALGHYQKFAFVIAQTPWDKYLRGDKGALSNDEKKGAIAFATSGLCANCHNGELLGGIGFFNVVAPQTGPGKDIKHNDEGLFLTTGTDQHKYLFRTPMLRNVSKTAPYFHSGAYSTLEQVIEHYSTGPNAIDNYDFKILEPFEKNNYKEQLFVETDRYMLFKKKNTAHPLIKSHMIRLTSEEKRLIALFLRKSLTE; from the coding sequence ATGAGAACACTATTTTTACTTTTTATTGCAACAGTAACTTTTGCAAATAATACTCTTGATACAGAGCTTGATCGCTATATTAAGAAGTTTAACTTCAAGGCCGTTACTATTCCTTCTGGAAAAAATTCTAAAATTTACGCCCTTGGTGAGGCGCTTTTTTTCGAAGAGGCCATTTCAGGAAATAAGAATATTAGCTGCGCCACTTGTCATGATCCCAATTTCGGAACAAGTGATGCTCTTCCAACTTCAATTGGAGAAGGTGGTTATGGTTTAGGGAATAAAAGAGTTGCAACTAATTCTGAACAAATCGTTCCTCGAAATTCACCAGGTCTTTTTAACGTAGGTTCTGATGAACTTAGTTTTATGTTCTGGGATGGTCGTGTTCACTATAGTAAGCGCCGGTTAGAATTTACCACACCAGAACCAGGACTCAATGGTGATTATCCTGAGTTTTATGAGATTGTAGATGAGCTCGATTCTGTACTGGCAGCACAGGCGTTGTTTCCAATCACTAGTCATGCCGAAATGAGAGGGCTTCCTGGTACTAATGAGCTTGCGAATACTAATTCGAATCTCGAATTATGGGAAGCGGTGATGAAGCGTCTGATGGCAATGCCGAAGTATCAGAAGCTATTTAAAGAAGCTTTTAATATTGCAGACCTATCTAAGTTTAATATCGGTCACTTTGGTCGAGCTCTTGGGCACTATCAAAAATTTGCATTTGTGATCGCTCAAACACCTTGGGATAAATATTTACGAGGTGATAAAGGGGCACTATCAAATGATGAGAAAAAAGGGGCCATTGCTTTTGCTACTTCTGGTCTCTGTGCAAATTGTCACAATGGTGAGTTACTTGGTGGAATTGGCTTTTTTAATGTTGTGGCACCACAAACTGGTCCGGGAAAAGATATCAAACATAATGATGAGGGGTTATTCTTAACAACGGGAACTGATCAGCATAAATATCTTTTTAGGACTCCAATGCTTCGTAATGTTTCCAAAACAGCACCATATTTTCATAGTGGTGCGTACTCTACGTTAGAACAGGTTATCGAGCACTACTCGACTGGACCTAATGCTATTGATAACTATGACTTTAAGATACTCGAACCTTTTGAGAAGAATAATTACAAAGAACAGCTCTTTGTTGAAACAGATCGTTATATGCTCTTCAAAAAGAAAAATACCGCTCATCCTCTGATAAAGAGTCACATGATTCGTTTAACTAGCGAAGAAAAGAGGCTAATTGCTCTCTTTTTAAGAAAGTCTCTTACGGAGTAA
- a CDS encoding mechanosensitive ion channel family protein, giving the protein MQIKALIISLICLISFAEAKYPEASLSSPRDTMNYFLKTMKGFKLGDQEAIKLATKALDTAHFSKAIAEVKSEDFAVSLSQVIDKIEYVDVNKIPEKTEYDIWYFRKEKLDGNNDVEISIIKMKEDGKWKFSKATYDSLKFYESALASKEIISNVVADKSLRQEILQKLPSWTKRENLILKNYQWIAILFIILTAFIFDRLVRFYIASKLIQFLANKNISFTSKERKRITYPFGLFTFIAIFNLLVAKINLDEEVLSILFKLADIGMAFAMVLIISSVVDIVCVFLERKAKLTENKFDDVLVPLIKKTAKFFIYCFGIIYVGDALDLNMKNILAGMGIGGIAFALAAKDTVSNLFGSFTVLIDRPFSIGDWVVINGDITGSVEEVGLRSTRIRTAYDSLVTVPNGTLTNANIDNYGKRKYRRFITTLGIDYDTPVETIENFCEAIRQVIIAHPHTRKDSFHVYFNNLGASSLDIYLSVFWAVPDLAAELCEKHNLLLDIMRIARDMNVNFAFPTQTLHLLNEAKPVYEKSEINYDLMKAQVDRLKNERTLMSQNRSSIDLIEKDKKV; this is encoded by the coding sequence ATGCAAATTAAAGCCCTTATAATCTCACTCATTTGTCTCATTTCTTTCGCAGAAGCAAAGTATCCCGAAGCAAGCCTTAGCTCTCCTCGAGATACAATGAATTATTTTTTGAAAACAATGAAAGGATTTAAGCTAGGTGACCAAGAGGCCATAAAGCTAGCAACCAAGGCCCTTGACACCGCTCATTTTTCAAAAGCTATTGCAGAGGTTAAATCAGAGGATTTTGCTGTTTCCCTTAGTCAAGTAATAGACAAAATTGAATATGTCGACGTAAACAAAATTCCAGAAAAGACAGAATATGATATTTGGTACTTTAGAAAAGAAAAGCTAGACGGAAATAACGATGTGGAAATTTCTATCATCAAGATGAAGGAAGATGGTAAATGGAAATTTTCTAAAGCGACCTATGATTCCTTAAAGTTTTACGAGTCTGCTCTTGCTTCAAAAGAGATTATTTCCAATGTTGTAGCTGACAAGAGTCTACGTCAGGAAATTTTACAGAAACTTCCAAGCTGGACAAAGAGAGAAAATCTCATTTTAAAAAATTATCAATGGATAGCGATCTTATTTATAATATTAACGGCCTTCATATTTGATAGACTTGTTCGATTCTATATCGCTTCAAAACTGATCCAATTTCTTGCAAATAAAAATATCAGTTTCACAAGTAAAGAGAGAAAACGAATCACTTACCCATTTGGATTATTTACATTCATCGCTATTTTTAATCTCTTAGTTGCAAAAATTAATCTCGATGAGGAAGTACTTTCAATCTTATTTAAGCTCGCAGATATTGGGATGGCATTTGCCATGGTACTTATCATCTCTTCTGTTGTGGATATTGTCTGCGTTTTTCTCGAGCGCAAGGCGAAGTTAACAGAAAATAAATTTGATGATGTTTTAGTACCTCTCATAAAAAAAACAGCTAAATTCTTCATCTATTGCTTTGGTATCATTTATGTAGGCGATGCACTTGATCTGAATATGAAAAATATCCTTGCCGGTATGGGAATCGGTGGTATTGCTTTTGCCCTTGCCGCAAAAGATACCGTCTCTAATCTCTTTGGCTCTTTCACTGTTCTTATAGATCGTCCATTTTCAATTGGAGACTGGGTTGTAATAAATGGGGATATCACAGGCTCTGTTGAAGAAGTTGGCTTGCGCTCGACTCGCATTAGGACAGCATATGACTCTCTCGTAACTGTTCCAAATGGAACGTTAACAAACGCGAATATTGATAATTATGGAAAAAGAAAGTACCGTCGCTTTATCACGACACTTGGAATTGACTACGATACTCCAGTTGAAACGATTGAAAACTTTTGCGAGGCCATTCGACAGGTAATCATTGCTCACCCACACACAAGAAAAGACAGCTTCCATGTTTATTTCAATAATCTTGGAGCAAGTTCATTAGATATTTACCTCAGTGTATTTTGGGCCGTTCCCGATCTTGCAGCAGAGTTATGCGAGAAGCACAATTTGCTTCTCGATATTATGCGAATAGCAAGAGATATGAATGTCAACTTTGCTTTCCCAACTCAGACTCTCCATCTACTAAATGAGGCAAAACCAGTTTATGAAAAGAGCGAGATTAACTATGATCTCATGAAAGCTCAAGTTGATAGACTTAAGAATGAGCGTACTCTGATGAGCCAGAATCGTTCTTCCATAGATCTTATAGAGAAAGACAAAAAAGTATAA
- a CDS encoding ATP-dependent Clp protease ATP-binding subunit, with protein sequence MNKFDSIVAGAFDIAQTEVLKRKNSELSEYHLLHGLMANPSSFCSRALKEYKKDVKGKIDQLPTVSHIDAQNIRPSSKLSEWLTYASSYSIQEGRQEVIEKDLIRYIPQVFTALNINPEIFTQAHGEETEVPSFLTNLNDLANEGKLDPVIGRTKEIRAVMEILGRRGKNNPVLVGPAGVGKTAIVEGLAEAIVAGKVPDVLLGKTVYSLDMGALMAGTKFRGEFEERLQGLLKFIKENASDSILFIDEMHQLVGAGKTDGAMDAANLLKPALARGELNCIGATTPEEYQKYILGDSALDRRFRSVPVEEPSVEDAIEILMGVREKLEMHHGIKISDDAIYNSVLLSNQYITDKNLPDKAIDLVDEAASALKLSAEAMPASLAELEADIRSKKVYLQIEPDNKNLKEELEKLESDFAQRRSSWEQEVLSLKKVSELKNQLDRYRFELEQNERNQNYEEASKLKYSIIPEIEKQLSQCHHDWVLNKENIAQVISRQKGIPVEKILKSRQDKILKLESFLNDRVFGQQESLKEISEILLTAHAGLSDPTRPLGSFLLKGPSGVGKTETAKALSEFLFDTQDNIIRLDLSEYSEKHSVSKLIGAAPGYIGYEEGGVLTEAVRRRPYSVILFDEVEKAHRDFSDILLQILDDGRLTDNKGRVIDFKNTIILLTTNSKDLEGDFKPEVLGRLDAVVDYHALDKSVMTSLVTKQVKLLNERLAAKKISVILKEETIQKLCELGYDERYGARPLQSVFNREIVRPLSKQVLSGEIKEGSVSL encoded by the coding sequence ATGAATAAATTTGATTCGATTGTTGCTGGAGCTTTTGATATTGCACAGACGGAAGTATTAAAGAGAAAGAATTCTGAACTCTCAGAATATCACCTCTTACATGGATTAATGGCAAATCCTTCAAGCTTCTGTTCTCGTGCATTGAAAGAATATAAGAAAGATGTAAAAGGTAAAATTGATCAACTTCCTACTGTATCACATATCGATGCTCAAAATATTAGACCAAGCTCAAAATTGTCAGAGTGGCTAACATATGCTTCGAGTTATTCAATTCAAGAAGGACGTCAGGAAGTCATCGAAAAAGATCTTATTCGTTATATTCCACAAGTATTCACTGCGCTAAATATAAATCCAGAGATTTTTACTCAAGCCCATGGAGAAGAAACGGAAGTTCCAAGTTTCTTAACAAACCTTAATGACCTTGCCAATGAAGGTAAGTTAGACCCTGTAATTGGAAGAACAAAAGAAATACGTGCCGTGATGGAGATTTTAGGTCGTCGTGGGAAGAACAACCCTGTCCTTGTTGGTCCAGCGGGAGTTGGTAAAACAGCTATTGTTGAAGGTCTTGCTGAAGCGATTGTCGCTGGTAAAGTACCAGATGTTCTACTAGGTAAAACTGTGTACTCTCTAGATATGGGTGCGCTTATGGCCGGTACAAAATTTAGGGGAGAGTTTGAAGAGAGGCTTCAAGGACTTCTTAAATTTATAAAAGAAAACGCAAGTGACTCAATCCTCTTTATCGATGAAATGCACCAGCTTGTAGGCGCGGGTAAAACTGACGGCGCGATGGACGCTGCCAATCTTTTAAAACCAGCTCTCGCTCGAGGAGAGTTAAATTGTATAGGCGCAACAACGCCAGAAGAGTATCAAAAATATATTCTTGGGGATAGTGCTCTTGATAGAAGATTTAGAAGTGTTCCTGTTGAAGAACCAAGTGTTGAAGATGCCATTGAAATTCTTATGGGAGTAAGAGAAAAACTTGAAATGCACCATGGAATTAAAATTTCTGACGATGCAATTTATAACTCAGTTCTTTTATCTAACCAGTATATTACTGATAAGAATCTTCCTGATAAGGCGATTGATCTTGTCGATGAGGCGGCCTCTGCTTTAAAGCTTTCTGCTGAGGCGATGCCAGCATCTCTTGCTGAGCTTGAAGCAGATATTCGTTCGAAGAAAGTTTATCTTCAGATAGAACCTGATAATAAAAATTTAAAAGAAGAACTTGAGAAGCTTGAATCAGATTTTGCGCAGAGAAGAAGCTCGTGGGAACAGGAGGTTTTATCGCTTAAAAAAGTTTCTGAATTAAAGAACCAACTCGACCGCTACCGCTTTGAATTAGAGCAAAATGAGAGAAATCAAAATTATGAAGAAGCCTCGAAGCTTAAATACTCGATAATTCCAGAGATAGAAAAACAACTATCGCAGTGTCATCATGACTGGGTTTTAAATAAAGAGAATATCGCTCAGGTTATTTCAAGACAAAAAGGAATACCTGTTGAGAAAATTTTAAAATCTCGTCAGGATAAGATTTTAAAGCTTGAAAGCTTTTTAAATGATAGAGTCTTTGGACAGCAAGAATCATTAAAAGAAATTTCAGAAATTCTTCTGACTGCTCACGCAGGACTTTCTGACCCAACAAGGCCACTTGGTTCTTTCTTATTAAAAGGACCTTCTGGTGTAGGTAAAACTGAAACTGCAAAGGCCCTCTCAGAGTTCTTATTTGATACTCAGGATAATATCATACGTCTGGACTTGTCTGAATATAGTGAGAAGCATTCGGTGTCAAAACTTATTGGAGCAGCCCCTGGTTATATTGGATATGAGGAAGGAGGGGTACTAACTGAAGCTGTACGCCGTAGACCATATAGCGTGATTCTATTTGATGAGGTTGAAAAGGCCCATAGGGACTTCTCTGATATCTTGCTTCAGATCTTGGATGATGGACGCTTAACTGATAATAAAGGTCGAGTGATTGATTTTAAAAACACGATCATCCTTCTCACTACAAACTCTAAAGATCTAGAAGGAGACTTCAAGCCTGAGGTATTGGGTAGACTCGATGCTGTGGTTGATTATCATGCGCTTGATAAATCAGTAATGACTAGTCTGGTGACAAAACAGGTGAAATTATTAAACGAAAGACTTGCAGCAAAAAAAATTTCTGTAATCTTAAAAGAAGAAACGATCCAGAAACTTTGTGAACTTGGCTATGATGAACGTTATGGAGCACGACCATTACAGTCGGTCTTTAACCGTGAAATTGTGCGCCCACTTTCTAAGCAGGTTCTCTCTGGAGAAATTAAAGAAGGAAGCGTAAGCTTATAA
- a CDS encoding Crp/Fnr family transcriptional regulator, with product MADTINLKPNEYLLREGEESANMYYLQSGTLSVYKRKGNAEHQIGTIYSGELVGEMSFLDKKPRSASVRAIQECTLVIVPIEKFQKYLDKQPAWFGALITTLLDRLRRANTRIKIDI from the coding sequence GTGGCCGATACAATCAATCTGAAACCGAATGAATACTTACTTCGTGAAGGTGAAGAAAGTGCAAATATGTACTATCTACAAAGTGGAACTCTTTCTGTTTATAAACGAAAAGGCAATGCTGAACATCAGATAGGTACAATTTATTCAGGTGAGCTTGTTGGAGAAATGAGCTTTTTAGATAAAAAGCCACGAAGCGCATCTGTAAGAGCTATTCAAGAATGCACTCTTGTCATTGTTCCAATTGAAAAATTTCAAAAATATCTTGATAAGCAGCCAGCTTGGTTTGGTGCACTTATTACAACTTTATTAGATCGTTTAAGAAGAGCGAATACGAGAATTAAAATTGATATCTAA
- a CDS encoding glycoside hydrolase family 3 protein: protein MLKFFKFCSLLSLMLTSPFALANGTTPIDEIVSKMTLKDRVGQLLLIGFRGDSVENSESIKRDIQDIGVGSVILFDYDVALKVRDRNIKNPAQLKKLNQDMQSLAKIPLFISVDEEGGMVSRLKSRYGFESKLSPMELGTSESRVVQKEMSKLAGELHENNFNMNFAPLVDVNVNPENPVIGKIKRSFSEDENTVSQLASQMIDIQNKAGIVSVLKHFPGHGSSDSDSHLGMVDVTETWQDRELTPYRDLIEDGKVDMIMSAHVYQRNLDPDYPATLSKKILGDLLRTDLGYEGVIISDDMNMGAIKDHYGFEQAIELALNAGIDILLFGNNLHYDKDTAAKASNLIIRLVNTGKISTKQINDSVTRILKLKRKAGLL from the coding sequence ATGCTTAAATTTTTCAAATTTTGCTCATTACTTTCACTTATGCTTACATCTCCATTTGCTCTGGCCAACGGTACGACTCCAATTGATGAGATCGTCTCGAAAATGACACTTAAAGATCGTGTGGGTCAGCTCTTACTCATTGGATTTCGTGGTGATTCTGTTGAGAACTCAGAAAGTATTAAACGTGATATTCAAGATATTGGGGTAGGCTCAGTTATTCTCTTTGATTATGATGTGGCCCTTAAAGTTCGTGATAGAAATATTAAAAACCCTGCTCAGTTAAAGAAATTGAATCAAGATATGCAATCCCTTGCGAAGATACCTCTTTTTATTTCAGTCGATGAAGAGGGAGGTATGGTTTCACGCCTTAAGAGTCGTTATGGGTTTGAATCAAAACTTTCTCCAATGGAGCTTGGAACTTCTGAGAGTCGAGTTGTTCAAAAAGAAATGAGTAAACTTGCAGGAGAGTTACACGAGAATAATTTTAACATGAATTTCGCACCTCTCGTGGATGTCAATGTAAATCCAGAGAATCCAGTTATTGGAAAAATTAAAAGGAGCTTTTCTGAGGATGAGAATACAGTATCTCAATTAGCTTCTCAAATGATCGATATACAAAATAAGGCCGGAATTGTTTCTGTTCTAAAGCACTTTCCTGGTCATGGAAGTTCTGACTCTGACTCCCATCTTGGCATGGTTGATGTAACTGAGACTTGGCAGGACAGGGAGTTAACTCCTTATCGTGATCTAATTGAAGATGGTAAAGTAGATATGATCATGAGTGCTCATGTCTATCAAAGGAACCTTGACCCCGACTATCCAGCGACTCTAAGTAAGAAGATCCTTGGTGATCTACTACGTACTGATTTAGGATATGAAGGAGTTATTATCAGTGATGATATGAATATGGGGGCCATTAAAGATCATTATGGTTTTGAGCAGGCAATTGAATTAGCACTAAATGCTGGAATTGATATTTTACTTTTTGGAAATAATTTACATTACGACAAGGATACTGCCGCTAAAGCGAGTAATTTAATTATTCGCCTCGTAAATACAGGGAAAATATCAACGAAACAAATTAATGATAGTGTTACAAGAATTCTAAAACTTAAAAGAAAGGCCGGATTATTGTAA